From Companilactobacillus heilongjiangensis, one genomic window encodes:
- a CDS encoding DUF4811 domain-containing protein, protein MVLISILVFAILAYYFAVFLNNKKVGYTLSFTFIAFFILGLVLLVSNEYGHFGMQKVVSEKTYQIQSVQKGSNLLLKKELGTKGKEDVYIYRTPETSNKKKPTTTKVDVNVTNKVKTGNYSAATLERKTTRWEYKNGFYSFLFGISDNNKEFVKQTNTFKVGNDWLVLTTTQASQLQKKMKSKAFQAQMKQEGATYVKEAVMKAMKANPKMTADEQKQVTQQAEKAFKAEAQAKLIQEIKAQK, encoded by the coding sequence ATGGTTCTTATTTCTATACTGGTTTTTGCGATTTTAGCTTATTACTTCGCTGTTTTCTTGAACAATAAGAAAGTCGGTTACACATTATCATTCACCTTCATCGCTTTCTTTATACTAGGATTGGTACTATTAGTTTCCAACGAATACGGTCACTTTGGTATGCAAAAAGTGGTCAGTGAAAAGACTTATCAGATTCAATCAGTTCAAAAAGGTTCAAACCTTCTGTTGAAGAAAGAATTGGGTACTAAGGGTAAAGAAGATGTTTACATTTACCGCACACCTGAGACTTCTAATAAGAAGAAACCTACAACAACTAAAGTTGATGTTAATGTTACAAACAAAGTTAAGACTGGAAACTATTCAGCTGCAACTTTGGAAAGAAAGACAACACGTTGGGAATATAAGAACGGATTTTATTCATTCTTGTTCGGAATTTCTGACAACAACAAAGAATTCGTTAAGCAGACAAATACTTTTAAAGTTGGCAATGATTGGTTAGTTCTAACAACTACACAAGCAAGTCAATTACAAAAGAAAATGAAGAGCAAAGCTTTCCAAGCACAAATGAAGCAAGAAGGCGCAACTTACGTTAAAGAAGCTGTTATGAAGGCCATGAAGGCTAATCCTAAGATGACAGCGGATGAACAAAAGCAAGTTACCCAACAAGCTGAAAAGGCATTTAAGGCTGAAGCTCAAGCAAAACTTATTCAAGAGATTAAAGCTCAAAAATAG
- a CDS encoding ABC transporter ATP-binding protein produces the protein MFIITSVLSVQNLCKTFPSHGDDFKAVDGISFDIHAGEIVSLLGPNGAGKTTTVSMVGGYLIPTSGQVIINGINRYQDKFDSKVGIVLGGELGFYGRASAADNLMFFSDLARVPRKEQRAEVARVLDLVELTNVANKKVQFFSRGMKQRLHIARALLGNPPLLLLDEPTSGLDVEISAEIHRIIKQLASKGVAILLTSHTMSEIESLADQVLLIGAGKIFSSGTVADLIKQSDVHHIDRPATLEESYLAIAPKLRRP, from the coding sequence TTGTTTATTATCACATCTGTTCTTTCTGTTCAAAATTTATGCAAAACTTTTCCATCGCACGGGGACGACTTTAAAGCTGTTGATGGTATTAGTTTTGATATTCACGCTGGTGAAATTGTTTCTCTACTGGGACCAAATGGTGCCGGCAAAACTACCACGGTCTCAATGGTCGGTGGCTACTTAATCCCTACTAGCGGTCAAGTTATCATCAACGGCATCAATCGTTACCAAGATAAATTCGATTCAAAAGTTGGGATTGTCCTTGGTGGCGAACTAGGATTTTACGGTCGTGCTAGTGCGGCTGACAATTTGATGTTTTTTTCAGATTTAGCCCGAGTTCCACGCAAAGAACAACGTGCTGAAGTTGCCCGTGTATTAGACCTAGTCGAATTAACAAATGTTGCCAATAAAAAAGTTCAATTCTTCTCTCGTGGTATGAAACAAAGATTACACATTGCTCGGGCATTATTAGGCAATCCACCGCTTTTACTATTAGATGAACCTACATCTGGATTAGACGTTGAAATTTCAGCTGAAATCCATCGGATCATCAAGCAATTGGCATCAAAAGGTGTCGCAATCTTATTAACTAGCCACACCATGAGTGAAATCGAATCCTTGGCCGACCAAGTTTTATTAATTGGTGCTGGAAAAATCTTTTCTTCTGGTACAGTTGCCGACTTAATCAAGCAATCTGACGTTCATCACATCGACCGACCTGCAACTTTGGAAGAATCATATTTGGCCATTGCGCCAAAATTGCGGAGGCCTTAA